Proteins from one Desulfonema limicola genomic window:
- a CDS encoding GTPase domain-containing protein produces the protein MWWLAIPPAVAVGAYVVKKIFEDEEENYTHTTVNYTHLESNFQKLEKILFNNSGIKKIAIIGQPGAGKSAMLSGMTDNQCIPRPVIGQKTDATFWHIRPVSNFFNSYQNFKFVDAPGYDTYLHPVGSYLKYFPFTGFDFILLVIKDKIHASDEEIFSKLKQSFGSSISKKIAIVRSFSDHLSDEDKLLIKNDFDKKFELADKNIKLFFLSNRYKYGINEIKSEIQFRNYNKKGG, from the coding sequence ATGTGGTGGCTTGCAATTCCTCCTGCTGTTGCGGTAGGCGCTTATGTGGTAAAAAAAATATTTGAAGATGAAGAAGAAAATTATACTCATACAACTGTAAACTATACTCACTTAGAAAGCAACTTCCAAAAGTTGGAGAAAATTTTATTTAATAACAGCGGGATAAAAAAAATAGCAATTATTGGTCAACCGGGTGCAGGAAAATCTGCAATGCTGTCAGGCATGACAGATAACCAATGTATTCCACGCCCTGTAATTGGTCAAAAAACTGATGCAACTTTTTGGCACATAAGACCTGTATCCAACTTTTTCAACAGTTACCAAAATTTCAAGTTTGTAGATGCTCCCGGATATGATACATATTTGCACCCAGTTGGAAGTTATTTAAAGTATTTTCCATTTACCGGATTTGATTTCATCTTATTGGTAATAAAAGATAAAATTCATGCATCAGACGAAGAAATATTCAGCAAGCTGAAACAATCATTCGGCAGTTCAATTTCAAAAAAGATTGCTATCGTGAGAAGTTTTTCAGATCATCTGTCAGATGAAGATAAACTTTTGATTAAAAATGATTTTGATAAAAAATTTGAGCTTGCTGACAAAAATATCAAATTATTTTTTTTAAGCAATAGATATAAATATGGAATAAATGAAATAAAATCGGAAATACAATTCCGTAATTATAACAAAAAAGGTGGCTAA
- a CDS encoding Uma2 family endonuclease, producing MLKPEKKIFSLEEYFEIENRAEFKSEYYHGEIFAMTGASIAHNLIVSNIITVLNNSLSDSRCFVFPGDIKVQADFGLHYTYPDVSVVCNDIEFFENRNDTIVNPVVIFEVLSQSTKDYDRGSKFKAYRKIKSLKDYVLVDQYSIFIEHFYKNDSGFWILNEFEKVSDSLNIRSLNIDICLSKIYHRIDSRYI from the coding sequence ATGTTAAAACCTGAAAAAAAAATCTTCTCCCTTGAAGAATATTTTGAAATTGAAAACAGGGCAGAATTTAAAAGCGAATATTATCACGGTGAAATATTTGCCATGACCGGCGCTTCCATTGCCCATAATCTTATTGTATCCAATATTATAACTGTTTTAAACAATTCCCTTTCTGATTCCAGGTGCTTTGTTTTTCCAGGTGATATAAAAGTCCAGGCTGATTTTGGCCTGCATTATACATACCCTGATGTGTCTGTTGTGTGCAATGATATTGAATTTTTTGAAAACCGAAATGATACCATTGTTAATCCTGTTGTAATATTTGAAGTCCTGTCCCAGTCAACAAAGGATTATGACAGGGGTTCAAAATTTAAGGCATATAGAAAAATAAAAAGCCTTAAAGATTATGTTCTTGTTGATCAATACAGCATTTTTATTGAACATTTTTATAAAAATGATTCTGGATTCTGGATACTTAATGAATTTGAAAAGGTTAGTGATTCATTAAATATCCGTTCCCTTAATATTGATATATGCCTGTCAAAAATTTATCACCGGATTGATTCCAGGTATATTTAA
- a CDS encoding ATP-binding protein codes for MKNIEEILKKGESPVTEFKLDSVKNEQIAKELGALANFRGGMLILGVDDKGIPCGLTRDDNEERIQNICYNFEPPLQVKIEHNTVNNKPVVIVTIIDNNEKPYAYKSQTRNIYYIRSGTVSREAARSELRRMFQQSGELHYEALALSNAPAKTLDYSLMTSFFKDYRFISLDDYMEQEKEIVLNNLSILHGKSTTFLGQILFGKEPRKYIPCAGINAGIYKGRDKASGVIDHHFFQGPLIQEIPLVFKYLSLFNRSGFDNIQDKRKEKQEYPEQAVREAVINAVCHRDYTVKGSGIMIDIFKDHMEIISPGSLPNTQTISKIKMGMIYQRNPLLVQYLYDFRYVERLGRGIQKIMQTMKDNGNPEPEFINGDNYFKVELRKSV; via the coding sequence ATGAAAAATATTGAGGAAATACTAAAAAAAGGAGAATCCCCTGTTACAGAATTTAAACTGGATTCTGTAAAAAATGAGCAGATAGCAAAAGAACTTGGTGCGCTTGCAAATTTCAGGGGCGGAATGCTTATTTTAGGAGTTGACGATAAAGGCATTCCCTGTGGTCTTACCCGTGATGACAATGAAGAGCGCATACAAAATATCTGCTATAATTTTGAACCTCCTCTCCAGGTAAAAATTGAGCATAATACTGTTAATAATAAGCCTGTTGTCATAGTAACAATAATTGACAATAATGAAAAGCCTTATGCTTATAAATCACAGACACGAAATATTTATTATATCCGCTCAGGAACCGTAAGCCGGGAGGCTGCGCGTTCAGAACTGCGGCGCATGTTTCAGCAGTCAGGGGAACTGCATTACGAAGCCCTTGCCCTAAGCAATGCCCCTGCCAAAACCCTGGATTATTCCCTGATGACTTCTTTTTTCAAGGACTACAGGTTTATTTCCCTTGATGACTATATGGAACAGGAAAAAGAGATTGTATTAAACAATCTTTCCATTCTTCATGGAAAATCAACAACATTTCTGGGACAAATACTTTTTGGAAAAGAACCTCGTAAATATATTCCATGTGCAGGAATAAATGCAGGAATTTATAAAGGCAGGGATAAGGCATCTGGGGTTATTGACCATCATTTTTTTCAGGGACCCCTGATCCAGGAAATTCCCCTTGTTTTTAAATATCTGTCATTGTTTAACCGTTCAGGCTTTGACAATATCCAGGATAAAAGAAAAGAAAAACAGGAATATCCTGAACAGGCTGTCAGGGAAGCAGTTATCAATGCAGTCTGCCACAGGGATTATACTGTAAAAGGCTCAGGGATAATGATAGATATTTTTAAAGATCATATGGAAATAATCAGCCCGGGAAGCCTTCCAAATACCCAGACCATAAGCAAGATCAAGATGGGCATGATATATCAGAGAAATCCCCTGCTTGTTCAGTATTTATATGATTTCAGGTATGTTGAGCGTCTGGGCAGGGGAATTCAGAAGATAATGCAGACCATGAAGGATAATGGTAATCCTGAGCCTGAATTTATTAATGGAGACAACTATTTTAAGGTTGAATTAAGGAAATCAGTTTAA
- the ltrA gene encoding group II intron reverse transcriptase/maturase: MRGTQLWKHRTGAGARNDDMDNTCELLINVVSASKPKMLTGLSQKARGVVGAFEFRSAQSTIPPADRQILSHRVKSVEHGKPDCLRTSGNRPARAGHRQAGMGGWKKRMPSCNEADRGSKFALTRKSADFQQVLNHEKGLKRCYRERTVRRQPEAVDGIPGDGKRWNSIIWKEIFKIVNRIQARIVKAVKAGDTKKVRGLQRLLRRSKAAKLMAVRRVTSNRGKKTPGIDNVRLNTPAKKQQAVRQLNSWKYKAIPLKRIYIPKKNKKKRPLGIPSMIDRCEQALEMLALDPISECKADKCSNGFRKKRAAHDAIEGCYNALRLKGSPAWILEADIKGCFDNISHDWIMGNVPASQRKLRAWLKSGYLEKSMFYPTASGTPQGGIISPVLANMSLDGMEEMLKKAFPRTKKVHMVRYADDFIITGESKELLENKVKPLIEEFLEKRGLTLSSEKTKISHINGGFDFLGFNIRKYKGKLLTKPSKSSIASIKEKIRETVKANKTAKTENLIEKLNPVIRGWGNYFRHSASKRTFTSIDHAVFEMTWKWAKRRHPGKSPKWIKSKYFQQEKNRNWVFKEKRNRHSLFKMDSIPIRRHIKIKGEANPYDPKWYEYFTERAMKLQKQNIRTRQDILWIEQKGICPACQTELDKGEEWHTHHLKPKSKGGKDNLENLVLIHSVCHRQIHANPNTGCLLPDASRHFIKA; the protein is encoded by the coding sequence GTGAGGGGGACTCAACTCTGGAAGCATCGAACCGGAGCGGGAGCCAGGAATGATGATATGGATAACACATGTGAACTGCTGATAAACGTCGTGAGCGCCAGTAAGCCAAAGATGCTGACAGGCTTGAGCCAAAAGGCAAGGGGTGTGGTCGGAGCGTTCGAGTTTCGCTCTGCGCAATCTACAATTCCCCCGGCGGACAGGCAGATCCTAAGTCATCGTGTAAAATCAGTGGAACATGGTAAGCCTGACTGTCTCCGCACCAGCGGAAACCGACCCGCAAGGGCAGGCCACAGGCAGGCAGGTATGGGAGGCTGGAAAAAGCGAATGCCGTCTTGTAATGAGGCGGACAGGGGTTCAAAATTTGCCCTGACTCGAAAGAGTGCAGACTTCCAGCAGGTCTTGAATCACGAAAAAGGTTTGAAAAGATGTTACCGGGAGCGCACGGTTAGACGACAGCCAGAAGCTGTTGACGGCATCCCGGGCGATGGAAAAAGATGGAATTCCATAATATGGAAAGAAATTTTCAAAATCGTAAATCGAATACAAGCCCGTATCGTGAAGGCAGTAAAAGCAGGAGACACGAAGAAAGTTCGAGGATTACAACGGCTCCTGCGGCGCTCAAAGGCTGCGAAATTAATGGCAGTCAGACGAGTAACCTCAAACCGGGGAAAGAAAACACCGGGTATTGACAATGTAAGACTTAATACACCGGCTAAAAAACAGCAGGCTGTCCGACAGCTTAACTCTTGGAAATATAAAGCAATTCCACTTAAACGCATTTATATTCCCAAGAAGAACAAGAAAAAACGCCCACTGGGAATTCCTTCAATGATTGACAGATGCGAACAGGCATTGGAAATGCTCGCACTTGATCCAATATCCGAATGTAAAGCAGATAAATGCTCAAACGGATTTCGGAAAAAAAGAGCGGCACATGATGCAATAGAAGGCTGTTACAACGCACTTCGTCTGAAAGGAAGCCCTGCGTGGATACTGGAAGCTGACATTAAAGGATGTTTTGATAATATTTCGCATGACTGGATAATGGGAAACGTTCCAGCCAGTCAAAGGAAACTCAGGGCATGGCTGAAATCAGGCTATCTGGAAAAAAGTATGTTTTACCCGACCGCATCCGGCACACCCCAGGGAGGAATTATCTCCCCTGTTCTTGCAAACATGAGCCTTGACGGAATGGAAGAAATGTTAAAAAAAGCATTTCCCAGGACAAAAAAGGTGCATATGGTGCGGTATGCGGACGATTTCATAATCACAGGAGAATCAAAAGAACTTCTTGAAAACAAAGTCAAACCCCTGATAGAAGAATTTCTTGAAAAAAGAGGACTGACGTTATCAAGTGAGAAAACAAAAATCAGCCACATAAACGGCGGATTTGATTTTCTTGGATTCAACATACGAAAATACAAAGGAAAGCTGTTGACAAAACCGTCAAAATCAAGCATTGCATCAATAAAAGAGAAAATCAGGGAAACCGTAAAAGCCAATAAAACGGCTAAAACAGAAAACCTGATAGAAAAACTCAACCCTGTAATAAGGGGCTGGGGAAATTACTTCCGGCATTCAGCCAGTAAAAGGACTTTCACCAGTATTGACCATGCAGTATTTGAAATGACGTGGAAATGGGCAAAACGGAGACATCCTGGAAAATCTCCTAAATGGATTAAATCCAAATATTTTCAACAGGAGAAAAACAGGAACTGGGTATTTAAAGAAAAAAGAAACAGACATTCATTATTTAAAATGGATTCTATCCCTATTCGGAGACACATAAAGATCAAAGGGGAGGCGAACCCCTATGACCCGAAATGGTACGAATATTTTACAGAACGTGCCATGAAACTCCAAAAGCAAAACATCAGAACAAGACAGGATATTCTATGGATAGAGCAAAAAGGCATCTGTCCGGCATGTCAAACCGAACTCGACAAAGGGGAGGAATGGCACACACACCACCTGAAACCAAAAAGTAAAGGGGGTAAGGACAACCTGGAAAATCTTGTTTTGATTCACTCCGTATGCCACAGACAGATTCATGCAAACCCGAATACAGGATGTTTGCTGCCGGATGCTTCACGGCATTTTATCAAGGCTTGA
- a CDS encoding substrate-binding periplasmic protein, whose translation MKKIMLLLVIYALLIPQTSFAEKTIFVTDDYPPYNFIKDGKVIGISSDIVRMVCKQLGIKSEIRVLSWQRAVNSVKEGSADAIFYLYKTKKREEFLYYPSEPINNPKNVIWVQKDNNIKINSIDDLKNKVVGVIDSYSYSSEFDNYKGIVKQPYKDVPELVTLLNLGRIEFAASAEMPFRYISKQNNFKDKFKVAFVITDSPVYVGFSKAKGKKNAVLAENFGKTLRKLKDEGIIQKIINQYVK comes from the coding sequence ATGAAAAAAATTATGCTGTTATTAGTTATTTATGCCTTGTTAATTCCTCAAACTTCTTTTGCTGAAAAAACTATTTTTGTTACTGATGATTATCCACCTTACAATTTTATAAAAGATGGGAAAGTAATTGGAATAAGCTCGGATATAGTCCGCATGGTTTGTAAACAGCTTGGAATAAAATCTGAAATCAGAGTTCTTTCCTGGCAAAGAGCTGTTAATTCAGTAAAAGAAGGCAGCGCAGATGCAATTTTTTATCTCTACAAGACCAAAAAACGGGAAGAATTTCTCTACTATCCCTCCGAACCAATTAATAATCCCAAAAACGTTATATGGGTGCAAAAAGATAATAATATAAAAATTAATTCAATTGATGATCTTAAAAATAAGGTAGTTGGAGTTATAGACTCGTATTCGTATAGTTCAGAATTCGACAATTATAAAGGTATCGTAAAACAACCATACAAAGATGTCCCTGAACTTGTAACACTTCTAAACTTGGGACGGATAGAATTCGCAGCATCAGCAGAGATGCCTTTTCGCTATATTAGTAAACAAAATAACTTCAAAGATAAATTCAAAGTTGCATTTGTTATAACTGATTCTCCTGTGTATGTTGGTTTTTCAAAAGCAAAAGGTAAGAAGAATGCTGTTCTTGCTGAAAATTTTGGAAAAACTCTTCGTAAATTGAAAGATGAAGGCATAATACAAAAAATTATAAACCAATATGTAAAATAA
- a CDS encoding DUF58 domain-containing protein, with protein MLPPEIVKKIKKIHIKSSRLVNTMMAGQYKSVFRGSGIEFEEVREYSPGDEVKSIDWKVSARLGRPYIKRYREERELVVILLVDMSASGNFGTTENLKRETAAETAAILAFNAIRNNDKVGAILFTDTVEKYIPPKKGASHVWRVIKEIFTFEPERTGTDIQNAVLYLGRVCRKKTVSFLISDFLDKNYAKQLRMISKKHELVGVLLSDPGDFHLPGAGIFYAQDFETGDFIELDASDENTRKKYTEIKTKEHRIITSLLSSSDIDPVEISTADSPADELTKYFRYREKRKR; from the coding sequence ATGCTGCCTCCTGAGATTGTTAAAAAGATAAAAAAGATACATATAAAAAGTTCCAGGCTGGTAAATACCATGATGGCAGGCCAGTATAAATCCGTGTTCCGGGGGTCGGGGATTGAGTTTGAAGAGGTTCGGGAATACAGCCCTGGAGACGAGGTAAAAAGCATTGACTGGAAGGTTTCTGCCCGTCTTGGACGGCCTTATATAAAGCGCTATCGTGAAGAGCGTGAGCTTGTTGTTATCCTGCTTGTGGATATGAGTGCATCGGGAAATTTCGGTACAACAGAAAACCTGAAAAGGGAAACTGCTGCTGAAACTGCTGCAATTCTTGCATTTAATGCTATCAGGAATAATGACAAGGTTGGAGCAATTCTTTTTACTGATACGGTTGAAAAATATATTCCCCCAAAAAAAGGGGCTTCCCATGTGTGGCGGGTTATAAAAGAGATTTTTACCTTTGAACCTGAACGCACAGGCACGGATATTCAAAATGCTGTTCTTTATCTTGGAAGGGTTTGCAGGAAAAAAACAGTATCCTTTCTTATTTCTGATTTTCTTGATAAAAACTATGCTAAACAGCTTCGCATGATTTCAAAAAAACATGAACTTGTCGGGGTGCTGCTTTCAGACCCTGGAGATTTTCATCTGCCAGGGGCTGGAATTTTTTATGCACAGGATTTTGAAACAGGTGATTTTATTGAGCTTGACGCTTCTGATGAAAATACCCGTAAGAAATATACAGAAATCAAAACTAAGGAACACAGGATTATAACCAGCCTTTTGTCATCTTCTGACATAGACCCTGTTGAGATCAGCACTGCAGATTCACCGGCTGATGAACTGACAAAATATTTCAGATACAGGGAAAAGAGAAAGAGGTGA
- a CDS encoding GTPase, which translates to MSIYDEARTLKEKLKREQKDPLKIALFGQPGSGKSSIINKLVGYNAVETGVTTDKTKVAGIVHWNELLLVDLPGYGTTKFPDNNFFEKFEIDSFNLYLCVFSGKFHQADTNFFRELRSNGKVCLFVRNKHDEIWEDNKEIDKLEKEILEDTCRQTQSREKVYFTSCRTKKGIKELSEAIYRNIDEAQKAKWVKSAKAYSFEFLEMKKQACQKYVFVASGAAATNALNPIPGVDIGIDISVLVGLFASIRKNYGLTDEKLKSKEYTIPTLTPLINNVIKYATTEGIEILIKRFAAREIVKSISKYIPFVGQAIAASIGYAIIRSAGMSYLEDCHELAKRILEEELTN; encoded by the coding sequence ATGTCAATTTATGATGAAGCTCGAACATTAAAAGAAAAGTTAAAAAGAGAACAAAAAGATCCCTTGAAAATAGCACTTTTTGGGCAACCTGGATCTGGAAAATCATCTATTATAAATAAATTGGTAGGCTATAATGCTGTTGAAACAGGCGTTACAACAGATAAAACAAAAGTAGCTGGAATAGTACACTGGAATGAATTGTTACTTGTAGATTTGCCTGGATATGGAACAACAAAATTCCCTGATAACAATTTTTTTGAAAAATTTGAAATTGATAGTTTTAATCTTTACCTATGCGTTTTTTCAGGAAAGTTTCATCAAGCTGATACGAATTTCTTTCGTGAACTCAGAAGCAATGGAAAAGTTTGCCTTTTTGTAAGAAATAAACACGATGAAATATGGGAAGATAACAAAGAGATTGATAAACTTGAAAAAGAAATCTTAGAAGACACTTGCAGACAAACGCAATCAAGAGAGAAAGTTTATTTTACGAGTTGTAGAACCAAAAAAGGCATTAAGGAATTATCAGAGGCTATATATAGAAATATTGATGAGGCCCAAAAAGCCAAATGGGTCAAATCTGCTAAAGCATATTCTTTTGAGTTTTTAGAAATGAAAAAGCAAGCATGTCAAAAATATGTATTTGTTGCTTCAGGTGCAGCAGCAACAAATGCACTCAACCCAATACCGGGTGTCGATATTGGAATTGATATATCTGTTTTAGTAGGTCTTTTTGCTTCAATCCGCAAAAATTATGGATTGACTGATGAAAAATTAAAATCAAAAGAATATACAATTCCTACTTTAACTCCTCTTATAAACAACGTCATCAAATATGCAACTACCGAAGGAATTGAAATTTTAATCAAACGTTTTGCTGCAAGAGAAATTGTCAAATCAATATCAAAATACATTCCTTTTGTTGGTCAGGCAATAGCCGCCTCTATCGGATACGCAATAATAAGATCGGCTGGAATGTCCTATTTGGAAGATTGTCATGAATTGGCAAAAAGAATTTTAGAAGAAGAACTGACAAATTAA
- the ltrA gene encoding group II intron reverse transcriptase/maturase has protein sequence MRGTQLWKHRTGAGARNDDMDNTCELLINVVSASKPKMLTGLSQKARGVVGAFEFRSAQSTIPPADRQILSHRVKSVEHGKPDCLRTSGNRPARAGHRQAGMGGWKKRMPSCNEADRGSKFALTRKSADFQQVLNHEKGLKRGYRERTVRRQPEAVDGIPGDGKRWNSIIWKEIFKIVNRIQARIVKAVKAGDTKKVRGLQRLLRRSKAAKLMAVRRVTSNRGKKTPGIDNVRLNTPAKKQQAVRQLNSWKYKAIPLKRIYIPKKNKKKRPLGIPSMIDRCEQALEMLALDPISECKADKCSNGFRKKRAAHDAIEGCYNALRLKGSPAWILEADIKGCFDNISHDWIMENVPASQRKLRAWLKSGYLEKSMFYPTASGTPQGGIISPVLANMSLDGMEEMLKKAFPRTKKVHMVRYADDFIITGESKELLENKVKPLIEEFLEKRGLTLSSEKTKISHINGGFDFLGFNIRKYKGKLLTKPSKSSIASIKEKIRETVKANKTAKTENLIEKLNPVIRGWGNYFRHSASKRTFTSIDHAVFEMTWKWAKRRHPGKSPKWIKSKYFQQEKNRNWVFKEKRNRHSLFKMDSIPIRRHIKIKGEANPYDPKWYEYFTERAMKLQKQNIRTRQDVLWIEQKGICPACQTELDKGEEWHTHHLKPKSKGGKDNLENLVLIHSVCHRQIHANPNTGCLLPDASRHFIKA, from the coding sequence GTGAGGGGGACTCAACTCTGGAAGCATCGAACCGGAGCGGGAGCCAGGAATGATGATATGGATAACACATGTGAACTGCTGATAAACGTCGTGAGCGCCAGTAAGCCAAAGATGCTGACAGGCTTGAGCCAAAAGGCAAGGGGTGTGGTCGGAGCGTTCGAGTTTCGCTCTGCGCAATCTACAATTCCCCCGGCGGACAGGCAGATCCTAAGTCATCGTGTAAAATCAGTGGAACATGGTAAGCCTGACTGTCTCCGCACCAGCGGAAACCGACCCGCAAGGGCAGGCCACAGGCAGGCAGGTATGGGAGGCTGGAAAAAGCGAATGCCGTCTTGTAATGAGGCGGACAGGGGTTCAAAATTTGCCCTGACTCGAAAGAGTGCAGACTTCCAGCAGGTCTTGAATCACGAAAAAGGTTTGAAAAGAGGTTACCGGGAGCGCACGGTTAGACGACAGCCAGAAGCTGTTGACGGCATCCCGGGCGATGGGAAAAGATGGAACTCCATAATATGGAAAGAAATTTTCAAAATCGTAAATCGAATACAAGCCCGTATCGTGAAGGCAGTAAAAGCAGGAGACACGAAGAAAGTTCGAGGATTACAACGGCTCCTGCGGCGCTCAAAGGCTGCGAAATTAATGGCAGTCAGACGAGTAACCTCAAATCGGGGAAAGAAAACACCGGGTATTGACAATGTAAGACTTAATACACCGGCTAAAAAACAGCAGGCTGTCCGACAGCTTAACTCTTGGAAATATAAAGCAATTCCGCTTAAACGCATTTATATTCCCAAGAAGAACAAGAAAAAACGCCCACTGGGAATTCCTTCAATGATTGACAGATGCGAACAGGCATTGGAAATGCTCGCACTTGATCCAATATCCGAATGTAAAGCAGATAAATGCTCAAACGGATTTCGGAAAAAAAGAGCGGCACATGATGCAATAGAAGGCTGTTACAACGCACTTCGTCTGAAAGGAAGCCCTGCGTGGATACTGGAAGCTGACATTAAAGGATGTTTTGATAATATTTCGCATGACTGGATAATGGAAAACGTCCCAGCCAGTCAAAGGAAACTCAGGGCATGGCTGAAATCAGGCTATCTGGAAAAAAGTATGTTTTACCCGACCGCATCCGGCACACCCCAGGGAGGAATTATCTCCCCTGTTCTTGCAAACATGAGCCTTGACGGAATGGAAGAAATGTTAAAAAAAGCATTTCCCAGGACAAAAAAGGTGCATATGGTGCGGTATGCGGACGATTTCATAATCACAGGAGAATCAAAAGAACTTCTTGAAAACAAAGTCAAACCCCTGATAGAAGAATTTCTTGAAAAAAGAGGACTGACGTTATCAAGTGAGAAAACAAAAATCAGCCACATAAACGGCGGATTTGATTTTCTTGGATTCAACATACGAAAATACAAAGGAAAGCTGTTGACAAAACCGTCAAAATCAAGCATTGCATCAATAAAAGAGAAAATCAGGGAAACCGTAAAAGCCAATAAAACGGCTAAAACAGAAAACCTGATAGAAAAACTCAACCCTGTAATAAGGGGCTGGGGAAATTACTTCCGGCATTCAGCCAGTAAAAGGACTTTCACCAGTATTGACCATGCAGTATTTGAAATGACGTGGAAATGGGCAAAACGGAGACATCCTGGAAAATCTCCTAAATGGATTAAATCCAAATATTTTCAACAGGAGAAAAACAGGAACTGGGTATTTAAAGAAAAAAGAAACAGACATTCATTATTTAAAATGGATTCTATCCCTATTCGGAGACACATAAAGATCAAAGGGGAGGCGAACCCCTATGACCCGAAATGGTACGAATATTTTACAGAACGTGCCATGAAACTCCAAAAGCAAAACATCAGAACAAGACAGGATGTTCTATGGATAGAGCAAAAAGGCATCTGTCCGGCATGTCAAACCGAACTCGACAAAGGGGAGGAATGGCACACACACCACCTGAAACCAAAAAGTAAAGGGGGTAAGGACAACCTGGAAAATCTTGTTTTGATTCACTCCGTATGCCACAGACAGATTCATGCAAACCCGAATACAGGATGTTTGCTGCCGGATGCTTCACGGCATTTTATCAAGGCTTGA
- a CDS encoding DUF4381 family protein, which translates to MRLLTIFSIILFFPFLIIPVLPVKAQQQPESVTPVQQPQEPDVMTNIHDIKPPEPAGFDPALLWYVLIAVIAIALILLLVFLWKKRKKRIKHSVAASLLPEEAALLALDELLDIENIDGKDFYFRLSLILRHYINDRYEINAPEMTTEELVPKMDRLGIDKKLVQSLKELFHTADPVKFAGIYPVASRMESDLAFGRKFVKETTPKEEPGEDK; encoded by the coding sequence ATGAGACTGTTGACTATTTTTTCCATAATTCTTTTTTTTCCGTTTTTGATTATTCCAGTTCTGCCGGTAAAAGCCCAGCAGCAGCCTGAATCCGTTACTCCGGTACAGCAGCCCCAGGAACCGGATGTTATGACAAACATCCATGACATTAAACCCCCTGAGCCTGCTGGATTTGATCCTGCCCTGCTCTGGTATGTATTGATTGCAGTGATTGCAATTGCATTGATTCTGCTTTTGGTTTTTTTATGGAAAAAACGTAAAAAAAGGATAAAACATTCGGTTGCTGCATCCCTGCTGCCAGAAGAAGCAGCTTTGCTGGCATTAGATGAACTTCTTGATATTGAAAATATTGACGGTAAAGATTTTTATTTCAGGCTTTCGTTAATACTGCGCCATTATATTAATGACAGGTATGAAATAAATGCCCCTGAAATGACAACAGAAGAACTTGTGCCAAAAATGGACAGGCTTGGGATTGATAAAAAACTTGTGCAGTCTCTTAAAGAATTGTTTCATACAGCAGATCCCGTAAAATTTGCAGGCATATATCCTGTTGCATCCAGGATGGAAAGCGATCTTGCATTTGGCAGAAAATTTGTTAAGGAAACTACGCCGAAAGAGGAACCTGGAGAGGATAAGTAA